In a single window of the Vitis vinifera cultivar Pinot Noir 40024 chromosome 6, ASM3070453v1 genome:
- the LOC104879571 gene encoding GATA transcription factor 8: MIDSGLFDENGNGNDHSSDDMFDGIIDIFDFPMEDVDIGGEVEELQRESSPLNDLLALPCPFSGNSCNDTSNLRTIPSDEAPRTEPIVIDTCSGNISLHGDSSDDKESLLLQNSTTSESGKSASEPFAQTIEASEGYPNFMKGKQKKKKRKKLSLLSGAMGVKKQWWQQPITIGRCMHCNVTRTPQWREGPNGPKTLCNACGVCYKRGSLFPEYRPASSPTFVPSLHTNSRRKVTEMRHKAGQEAAVGASPTFLTTPLHTNSRDKVIKMSNKAGQAGDSCSEVVEIRNKGIQVGATFLATSDSKPDEKVTEADMEASTAVSPIPVATLPSPHRKVIKMRSNGGQEAAMATTPTFVASLHSNSHKKCSFQQPVTVRKCMHCEAAQTPLWRQGPWGPKSLCNACGIRYKSGRLFPEYHPAASPTFVASLHSNSHKKVLEMRNQATQQQLSLAATDTAMSHPSQLIP, encoded by the exons ATGATTGACTCTGGGCTTTTTGATGAGAATGGCAATGGCAATGACCATAGCTCAGATGATATGTTTGATGGCATCATTGATATTTTTGATTTCCCCATGGAAGATGTGGACATTGGTGGAGAGGTAGAGGAGCTGCAACGTGAATCATCACCTTTGAATGATTTATTGGCCCTTCCCTGTCCTTTCTCGGGCAATTCTTGCAATGACACTTCAAACCTTCGAACAATTCCA TCTGATGAAGCTCCTCGGACAGAGCCAATCGTCATAGATACTTGTAGTGGAAATATTTCCCTCCATGGGGATTCTTCTGATGACAAAGAATCACTGCTGCTGCAAAACTCTACAACCTCTGAATCCGGAAAATCTGCCTCTGAACCATTTGCCCAAACCATTGAAGCTTCAGAAGGCTATCCCAACTTCATGAAAGGAaagcagaagaagaaaaagagaaagaagctATCACTGCTATCAGGCGCTATGGGGGTAAAGAAACAGTGGTGGCAGCAGCCGATTACAATTGGGAGATGCATGCACTGTAATGTAACAAGGACCCCACAATGGAGGGAAGGACCAAATGGGCCCAAGACTCTTTGCAATGCATGTGGAGTTTGCTACAAGCGTGGCAGCCTCTTTCCAGAGTACCGTCCTGCATCCAGCCCTACTTTTGTTCCATCTTTGCACACAAACTCCCGCAGAAAAGTTACCGAGATGAGACACAAAGCTGGTCAAGAGGCTGCTGTTGGAGCAAGTCCAACCTTTCTTACTACACCTCTGCACACCAACTCCCGCGACAAGGTTATAAAGATGAGCAACAAAGCCGGTCAGGCTGGGGACTCTTGCAGTGAGGTTGTGGAGATAAGAAACAAAGGCATCCAGGTGGGGGCTACCTTCCTTGCAACTTCAGATTCAAAGCCCGATGAGAAAGTTACTGAAGCTGACATGGAGGCTTCTACGGCAGTTAGTCCCATCCCTGTTGCAACTTTGCCCTCACCCCACAGGAAGGTGATTAAGATGAGAAGTAATGGTGGGCAGGAGGCTGCTATGGCCACAACTCCTACCTTTGTTGCATCATTACACTCAAACTCCCACAAAAAATGTTCCTTCCAGCAGCCAGTTACTGTTAGAAAATGCATGCATTGTGAGGCAGCACAGACCCCTTTATGGAGGCAAGGACCATGGGGACCCAAGAGCCTCTGCAACGCATGTGGGATTCGATACAAGTCTGGCCGTCTCTTCCCAGAGTACCATCCTGCTGCCAGTCCTACCTTTGTTGCATCTTTGCACTCAAACTCCCACAAGAAAGTCTTAGAGATGAGAAACCAGGCTACCCAACAACAGCTTTCTTTGGCTGCAACAGATACGGCAATGTCCCACCCCTCACAACTCATTCCATGA